The genomic interval GCGCTCGTGCTCGTGCTGAACGAGAAAGCGGTCGTGGTCGCTCGCGATGATGAGCACCCGGTGCGTGCGGCGAGCGGCGAGTGGGATCGGCCGTCGGTGATCCTCCTCACGCGGTACGTGCGGATCCCGATGGGGCGCGCCGTGCCCGTCTCGCGGCGCGGCGTGCTGCGCCGTGATGCGCAGCGATGCGCCTACTGCGGCGGGCACGCCTCGACCGTCGATCATGTGGTGCCGAGGTCGCGCGGGGGAGCCGACTCGTGGGAGAACCTGGTGGCGTGCTGCCTGCGGTGCAACAACGACAAGGGCGACCGCACCCCGCACGAGATGGGCTGGGTGCTGCGCTTCACTCCGCGGATGCCTCATGGCACGACCTGGCTCGTGCGGGGGGCCGAGCGGCCCCTGCCTCAGTGGGAGGAGTTCCTCGCGCCCGCGGCGTGAGGTGCGAACCTGGCAGAACCCTGTGTGACAAGGCTGTCTGCCC from Salinibacterium sp. ZJ70 carries:
- a CDS encoding HNH endonuclease, translating into MHTTLVLNAGYEPLAVVSFKRALVLVLNEKAVVVARDDEHPVRAASGEWDRPSVILLTRYVRIPMGRAVPVSRRGVLRRDAQRCAYCGGHASTVDHVVPRSRGGADSWENLVACCLRCNNDKGDRTPHEMGWVLRFTPRMPHGTTWLVRGAERPLPQWEEFLAPAA